One stretch of Narcine bancroftii isolate sNarBan1 chromosome 8, sNarBan1.hap1, whole genome shotgun sequence DNA includes these proteins:
- the LOC138740555 gene encoding protein ripply1-like isoform X1, whose product MTSGDMERQRCRRQNSPHLVQPYDGFVGETLPCLFAHPVRLMWPKKKCFDYLYNEGQELLAAFPVQATICFYAESGSEDEDEEFNEENELEEGSEYVLEKQTEKAAGVANDRIRPTTNNILK is encoded by the exons ATGACATCTGGAGACATGGAGAGACAGAGATGCAGAAGACAAAACTCG CCTCACTTGGTGCAACCCTATGATGGGTTTGTTGGAGAGACCTTACCTTGCTTATTTGCTCACCCAGTCAG GTTGATGTGGCCCAAGAAGAAATGCTTTGACTACTTGTACAATGAAGGGCAGGAACttttggcagcattccctgtgcaAGCAACGATCTGCTTCTACGCTGAATCAGGGAGCGAGGATGAAGATGAGGAATTTAATGAGGAAAATGAATTAGAAGAAGGATCAGAATATGTTCTGGAAAAACAAACAGAAAAGGCAGCAGGTGTAGCAAATGATAGAATAAGACCTACTACTAATAATATATTAAAGTAA
- the LOC138740555 gene encoding protein ripply1-like isoform X2 produces MTSGDMERQRCRRQNSPHLVQPYDGFVGETLPCLFAHPVRLMWPKKKCFDYLYNEGQELLAAFPVQATICFYAESGSEDEDEEFNEENELEEGSEYVLEKQTEKAAVCFRTFPKSLF; encoded by the exons ATGACATCTGGAGACATGGAGAGACAGAGATGCAGAAGACAAAACTCG CCTCACTTGGTGCAACCCTATGATGGGTTTGTTGGAGAGACCTTACCTTGCTTATTTGCTCACCCAGTCAG GTTGATGTGGCCCAAGAAGAAATGCTTTGACTACTTGTACAATGAAGGGCAGGAACttttggcagcattccctgtgcaAGCAACGATCTGCTTCTACGCTGAATCAGGGAGCGAGGATGAAGATGAGGAATTTAATGAGGAAAATGAATTAGAAGAAGGATCAGAATATGTTCTGGAAAAACAAACAGAAAAGGCAGCAG TTTGTTTCAGAACATTTCCAAAGAGTCTATTCTAA